The window TCATGGCTCGGGAGTGCCGACAGAACTCGCCAAGGTAAGCCTGCCTGCTCACCGCGTGGAGGCGGGCGACGTTTTGGTAATCGAACCGAACGATTTCAATTCACCCGTGCGCATATCTTCCGACCAAACCGTCCAGCAAGACGGCACGATCGAACTGGGGGCGTACGGACGATTGCAAGTCGCCGGCATGTCTGCCGAAGAAATTCAGGGACGAGTTCAGCAAGTCGTGACGACCCAAGAGATCGCCAAACTACAGTCGCGTGTTTCACTGGCGGCACATCGTAGCAATGGGCTCGGCGTCCCGATCGAAGATTCCGAACCCGTGGACTACGGAGTAATGGTGCGGTTGGTCAATCAAGATAGCACATTGTTCTATGTGATGGGGGAGGTCAATGCACCGGGATCTTATCCCTTGATTGGGCACGAAACGGTTCTCGATGCGGTGATCGCGGCGGGAGGATTGTCCGATCGTGCTAACGACCACAAGATCATTCTTACAAGACCGCAACTAGGTGAGGAAGCCTTGATCATACCGATTTGCTACCAGCAGATTCTGCAGCTCGGTGATGTTTCAACTAACTATCAACTCATGCCTGGCGACCGGATCTACGTCCCCAGCATGACGCTGTGGGAGGACATCAAACAAAGCCTCGCCTGGAGCAACGAAAAGAGCTGTCCCCATTGCCAAGAATACTCAGAGAAACACTAAGGCCCGCTACCACAATGTTCTGGCGCATCCGACGGAAGCGTGCGCCGGAGGCTTGGTAGGGATAACTCAGGTGTCCAAAAAAGAGTTGTGTGTGTGAGTTGCCCTGACAGTAGAGCGTCCCAGGGCCGGGCGAAATGGCGTCAAGCTCGACTAGGGTAAAGTTAGAGAGGTGAGACGCATAAGCGGCCGGGCTGGCGATGTCGCCCGGTACCTGACGGTACTCGGCTCACATCGTTGTCTGCTCAAGCTCACGCCAGTCGCTCCAAGCTCTGCTGAAGTGCAAGTCGACGCGGGATATTCCGCTCGCCCGTGACCCCTGCATAAGCTGTACGCCAATGGTGCCAATGGTCCCCAGCCGGCTGCCAGACAAGGTTCGCGTCGTCATCTCGCTCGCCTGCGCCGACTGACCATCCATGTCATGCGGTCCGCTATGGCTGTTTTGATCTAGCTCACAGCTCTCCCGGCCCCCGCGATGCCATTCTACGCTCACGCTCTACCTGGCTGTGATTCGCAATGAATCGTGCATCGTCGCGGCACAACTCACGCGCGGAAATCGATCTCGCCAGCCGCGTCCTGAACATGCAGACTCGACAACAGATCTGGAGCCCCGTCTTGTTCAATGAGGGCGTCTGCGTTGAACTTACCTCTCGCTGGGACTTGCGAGATTGGCATGCTTACTGACGCCATGGTGGTGGCGTTCGTGCTGATGCGGGATAGGTGAGTGGGTATCCGCTGGGAGCGGATTGATTGCCATAGGGCTGTCCGGCGGGCGGCGGCCCTTGATTTTGCGTCCCATAGTTTTGCTCGCCAGGCCCGGGCTGGTAGCCGTAGCCGGGCGCATTGCCGTAAGGCCCTTGATCGGAATAACCGGTGTTTTGGACGGGAGCCGACTGCGGCCAACCCTGCTGCGTTGGCGCGTATCCATCCCCAGGAGGTGTGTTGGCCTGGCGACCATGCTCGCGTTTATCGAGGATTTCACGACCCTTTTCGATCGCATGCTGTGCGTCGTTACGGATCTCGTCCTTGTTGATATCGATCCGAGTGCGATCACCATCGCGTTCGATCGTGAACCAGTTGGCCATGAAGGCGGCTCCGATAGCCAGCCCTAGAAATAGTATTGTCCGCATCGCTCGTCCTTGAGTGCAACGACTGTCCAGTCAATCCAGCGCGCACTCGGGCGAGTGACGCGTGATAGCGATCATAGAAAAAACGGCAGCTAGCGAAAGATCAATTCGGAGCCTTTTTGTCCGCGTTAGGTTTCGATGGCATTTTCCAGGTGGGGCGGGCTCCCGCTTCGATCTCTGAATCAAGCTCTATCATACGCTTTCGCAGCTTTTCAACGATCTCGGGATGTTCTTTGGCAAGATTCCGCTGCTCACCGACGTCGGCGGCCAGATCGAAGAGCATGATTGTGGTGAGGGTCTCGGGCGACACTTTTTTGTCACCAGAGGCGTGGTTATTTGCTTTCTTTCTCCGCTTAACCAATAGCTTCCATTTCCCCTGCCGAATTCCTTCTAAATCGCCATGAGAGGTATAGTGTATGAATTCTCGTCGCGGTGATTCAGTCGTCTCGCCGGTGACCAAAGCGGATAGGTCCATCCCATCGATCTTTCGATCTGGTGAGAGTGTGGAGTTTGTCAATGCTGCAATTGTCGGCAGCATGTCGATCGTCCCCATTAGCTCATTGCATTGCGAACCCGCAGGGATTCGGCCCGGTCCCCACATCACGCAGGGCACGCGTTGTCCACCTTCGAACGTAGTACCCTTGCCCTCACGGAGTGGTCCGGCAGATCCCCCGTGGTTTTTGAATTGCAACCACGGACCGTTGTCGGACGTGAAAATGACATACGTGTTGTCGGATAAATTCAACTCTTTAATCGTCGTCATCACGCGGCCCACCTCGGCATCGATATGTTCGATCACGCAGGTGTACGCGTTTTCCGGATTGGGATCGTACGCGTCCGCAGGGACATACAGCGGGATGTGGGGCATTGAGTGCGCTAGGTAAACAAAGAACGGTTCGTCTTGGTGAGTTTTGATGAAATCAACGGCATGGTCGGTATACCTCCGAGTGATCGTACGCTGATCAGCGGGTAACTCGACAATTGTCTCATTGAGTATCAGAGGTGCGTTCCACTGATTGATTGCTGTGGATTGATCGGTCCACAATTGATCCGATGGAATCCTCGGTTTTCCTTTGTTGTCCGGATGATTCATGTCGTTGGAGTAGGGAATCCCAAAATACTCATCAAAACCGTTTTGGCGTGGTAGTGTCTCGGGGTGATGGCCGAGATGCCATTTGCCATAGCAAGCCGTCGCGTATCCCAATCCACGCAGGTGATCGGCAATGGTGACTTCGTCTGGGTTCAATCCAATGGTGGATTGCGGAAACAAAACGTGATGGTGCATCCCGACTCGCTTCGGGTAACATCCGGTCATCAACGCAGCCCGAGACGGTGTGCAGACCGGGGACGCTACCATAAAACTTGTGAACCGCCGACCCTCACTTGCCATTTTGTCAATATGCGGCGTTTTGATTGTTGTCGAGCCGAAACAGCCCAGATCTCCATAGCCCTGGTCGTCAGTGAAGATGATCACGAAGTTCGGGCGACCGACAGAATCAGCATATAAACTGGATTGACCTCCAAAGTTGACGCTTCCAATAAGAGAAAATAGCGTTGTCACGATTATGACGGAGAATGCGGATATCCGGATGGCAAACATATTAGTTGGTTGATGACGTGTAGAACTGACGATGACTTACCGCACGTTCATCGATTTGAGCGTGCGAGCAAGGACGGGATTGAAAGCCGCATTGTAACATTTACGGCTGGGGCGATCGCCTCCCGTTGATTTTAGCTGCTTCATTCGCCCATATCATGCTCCGATACGTCGTCACAGAGCACGTCCCTGGCTTGCCTTCGAGACGACTAGACGCGACGAAGTTCAAACGAAAGTGCGTGCGAACTGGATTTCGATCGATAGCGAAAACAATGTTCGGTCGCACTAATAATTTCGGTTATTGGGACGACAACATCTTTGTTGCGGTGGCGGCTTGGGGGGTGACGAAAAGACAAACTGAGGGTCCATGATGGAATGAACGCTCTACCTCATTTTCAGGATGAAACGATGTTGCTGTGCCTTCGTCGCTGGTTTGCTGCTGGCGTGCTTTTGATGCTTTGTGGTCCCGTGGTAGCCGACGATGCATCGACTGAAACGCCGAAGTCGCCTTTGGATGCACCGGCGATCGATTCCGCACCCACCACCAACTTGAACGTTGCGGTGGCAAAGGACGTTGCCCGTCCGATGAAGAACGTTAAACCACCTCAGTTTTCGTTTTTCCCGAACCCTGATCTCGAGGCCCCCTTAAGCTTGGTCGGTCATCAAGGCCCAATGAGCACGGCGGGATCACATGTCGCCAGTGCCAGCTTCCCCGCTCCAACTGCCCTGTGCTGCGTGCCCCCATGGGTGCATCGCTCGGGTGTCTTTGGTGAAGGGATGCTGCTTCGCGCTCGCAACAGCGACACTGCCTATGCCGCGGTGGTCAATGGAACGGTTCCAGCGGGCAGCACCGGCGTGCTCGACAGCGAATTTGACTTCGGGTATCGAGTTGGCTTGACCAAAGCGTTCGATCGTTGCCACAGTATCGTTGCAACGTACACCGGCTTTATAAGTGATAACACGGACCAGATCGCTGGCTCGACGCTGAGTAAATTGTTGATTCACCCTGACGCGCTCAACGCCGCGTCGAACGCGCTAACGGCATCAGGGCGAACAGCATTGGACTTTCATGTCTTCGATCTCGATTACCGCTTCTTGTTGCATGGAAATGATTATAGTGCCATCAACATGCTCATTGGGGCACGCTATGCGCACATGGAACAAGAGATCGACGCGATGTATCAGACGGTCGGGAATCTCGATGCCGTATCATCGGAGATTGACTTCGACGGAGCTGGTCTTCGTTTGGGGCTGGATGCCGAGCACCACGTCGGGCATGGACTGTACGGTTACGGCAAAGCAAACGCGAGTTTTCTTGCCGGTGAATTTGACGCCAGCTATCTCAACACACGAGATAACGCCTACGTTTCCTCGAACGATTTCAACACCGCACGATTGGTCACCATTCTCGATGTGGAAATCGGTGCGGGATGGCAGGCTACTCAGCACTGCCGCATCTCAGCTGGATACGCGGTCAGTAGTTGGTTCAACAGCATCACGACCGCAGATTGGATTGATGGCGTTCGTGACAACAACAATCACTTCGCCGACATGAGCCAGGCGATCACGTTCGACGGCTTCAATGCCCGTGCTGAACTGCGGTTCTAAATCTGCACGCAGCAGCTCGCATCGTTCTCATTATTTGGATTGAGAACGAGGCAAACGCGGAGCTCGCCGTCCTGACTTTAGCGATCTAGCAAGGCAAGCAGTTCATCTTCCACCGACGAAATTAAATTTTCGTCGGCTGCGCTGTGCTCATTGAAATCCTCGTTCCAAGTCGCAAATGCACGATCGAGATGATCGAGTGGTTCATTAGCGGGCGTGACATGAGCGAACTTGATTATTCCATCGACTAGATCACCAATGATTGTCGGTGATTCTCCATTCACTTCGCGCTGGGGTTGTTGATTGCCGACAGGTGACGCCATCGGCACTACGACTGATGCGTCTGGCTCGGAACTCAAATCGACCGCGTCCACCTCATTGAGGTAGTTAATGACGTTGAGTGCGTCCAAAGCCGTAATGAACTCATCCCCATTGACATTTAACATCGGTCCGTCGTCATATACCGTACTTCCCGCTTCGATCAGAATCGATTCTCCCGTCGAAGCGTCTTCGGTATTGAGATAGTTTATGATCGACAGAGCGTCGAGAGCCGTTACCAGCCCATCTCCATTGACGTCATAACGATTATCCAGATTCGTTGTTGCCAGGCTCTCCAGACGAATTGGATTCCCTGGGTTCCCCGCCGATGCGACCACCGGAGGATCGAAATTACCAACGACGGGCGAGGCGGCAGAATTACCAAACGTCGCAAATAAGTCTGGACCAAATGGCTGCGGCGTGAATGCAATTTCATTACCTCCTGAGCCATCTGTGGTGGGAGTGATTCGCTCCACTAATGGAATGACCGTTGCTGCTTCATGTACCTGGATCTCTCTCCAAGAGATTTGGTTATTCGCATTGCCTTGGTAATTTGCCAGCACGATCGGTTTGATGAACGCAGTGCCAGGGCGAAACTGCGTGTTGTCCAATCCGGTCCCACTCAACGTCGCCTCATATCGGGTCCATTCATCAGGTACCGTTTGGTTTGACAATCCTGCGTAATTGTATGTACCTCCCAGCGTCGCGTTACGGACAGCCGTTCCTGCAGAGATCTCAGGTCCGGTCCACGGCGTGTTGAGTGTGATCACATTGCCCACGATGCCAGTTGCATCCCAAAGCCCACTGACGTAGTTAGTTGCAACATTTCGAGTGTAGGTGTAATCGTCGTACGTATGTCCAAGGCTATCGGTATAGCCATACCAGGCTAGGGATCGAGAATAGCTGGCGCCACCGTTAGACCAGCCCGATGCATTCTGAACGAAGACCTGAGTATCACCAGGTTTTAGATCTGCCGTAAGGACGGTATCAGTCGCACCGGCATGTTTGAGCACATGCTGGGGTGAGATCAGAAGATGGTCTATATCGTAGCTGGCAAATCCCAGAGACTGTCTATTGGCCGGATCGTAGAAACCGCCTTCTCCGTCGCCCGATCGTGCTGTAGCAGAGAGCACATAAGATTCCGTGACGTCGATTGGTATGAACTCATCGGCGATCCGTAACTGGGACGGCTGCGTCGTTTGCAGCAGGCCGTTGCCTGCAAACCGAGCCTCGTTGAGCAATTTTGGAGGCTTCCGTTGACTCATCAAAACATAGAATTCAGCCTGTCCCACAGGCGACAGTCCCGAGCCGTCTGGCTGCCACAGGCCGATGTCATCAAGGCCATCTCCGTTAAAATCGGCCGCAAAAGGGATCTCGCGCACACCGGGGAAACCGAACTTGAAAGAGACATCTGTTTTCCCATCAATGCCATCGCCGCTGAGATCTAGGACCACCAGATCGTTCGACCAAGCGCCCAAATCATCGATCCCATCGCCGTCGAAATCGCCGACGAAGGGCAAACCAGTCATGTTGCCGGCGAGTATCGTGTCGACTTGGAAATCGTGATTAGTATCCAGACGCCATGTCGTCCCAGACTTCAGGCCCACCTCATCCCCGTTGACAGAGTTGCCGTCAAAGTTCCCAGCAAAAGGCAACCCATTGATCTGAGGAGCGGTCGTGACGACGAGATCGGGAACTCCGTTATTGTTGGTGTCAATTAACCAACGGAGGGCTCCTCCAAAAGTACCGTAGGTGGCGATTTTGTCGTACCCATCGGCGACGTCAGCAGCGCCACGTACGAAATTACCGGCGATCGTGAGAGAGGTTTGGTTTCCCAATTTGTAGACGATGTCCTCGTTTGTATCATCACTGTTGATCGCTTCCGGATCGAACAGATTGTTGCCGTTGGTATCTACATAGACGCTGCCGTTGGAATACAAACCAAGCTCGGCACGCGAATCGACGGTGAATCTTGCGACAAAGTCGCCACCGGAGACTCCGTCACCCGAGGGCAGTGTCGGACCACCTTGCGGTTCCTGGGCGTTGCTCTCGCCATCGAGTTTGTTCCCACTGGGGTCAACAATGGAGTCGATCAGCGTGAGTGTGTAGCGGTCGTCCGGCAACGGAGAATCAAATCGTAGCTCGATCGTAGCGGTCGCAACCTCGCCGAATACGACGGGAGCATTGACAACGATGACATCCGAAATCGCGACAATTCCGTGGTGATCACCTGTCAGTTGGTACAAACCTGCTGCCGAGGAAATGTCGTAATCCAACGCACCATATGCGAATCCGGGGAATCGAGTCGGAAGATCTTGGATGTTAATCGTCAGACTGTTGACCAAGGGAGTGGGGCCTTGGCTAATGGGCTTCACGTCAAAAATGTTATAAGCTGGATTTCCGGTGATTTGAATCGCCTGCAGAGGACCATCGCCATCGGGATCGAACACCTGAGGTCCTAACGTATCCACGTCTTGGACATCGACATCATAAGGGTTGATTGAATTGGGCGTCGCCCCTTGAACTCTCACCAAGTATGTGCGTCCCGCTCTGGTACCAATCGTCTGGATCGCAGCGTCCGTCTCTGCAGACAGGCGGGTAATCGGCATTCCATCAGCTGTGAACATGTCCAGTCTTAAGCGTCCATCACCGGGCAGACCAGGTTGCCCGTTAGCAAGAGTGGGAACCGCATCAAAGAGGACTTTGAACTGGAAAGTTCCGGTCTTCGGTGCAATAAAGCGATACCAGTCCTCATCTCCATGGAGATTCACGCCATTTCCGAAAGGATCAATTTGGGCACCCGGGTTAATGTTTGGCTGGGTCGTGGATTGGGCCAAGTCCGAAAGGTCAGTGGGGTTATGAAAGCTGCTGTTGTACGAGAAAATGTCGGAATGAAACACGACGATGCGACCGAGTCCGTCGCTGCCCGTGCCTCCGAACGTACTACTCGATGAATTGGTATCCAGCGGAGTGATGTCAACGTATTCGATCCCCTCGTAAGATACCGGTGGCAAGTCGCCTACGATGATGGATCCGCTGCGTTGATCGGGGCCTTGATGGTGTTGAATCGTATTTCCGACCCCTTGATCTTCAATCGCCAGTCGGTCGCTGGCATTGGGCAAGTCGCCATTGACGTTAAACTGCACAGGGGCACCACCGAAAGGATCGGGCGACACCAAAATCAGATCGTCGCCTGCCTTGGCTTCGATGGTCACTATATCGATTCCCGCCCCGAGGACGACTGGGGTGAAGGTCAGCCCCGAGGGACTCTTGAGCGTGACCAGTCGCGTTGCTGCCGAGGCTGTCACCACATCGTTGTCATCGGTGGCTTCTACGATGACTCTGTCGGTGCCACTGTTCCCGCCAGTCGCGGTGATGGCTTTGGCGCCGCTGAAATGAAAGGTTGGTGACAAATTCGAGCGATGGCTGCCACTGCCGCCATTGGTGGGATTAATTACAAAGTAATCGTCTCGATCGGTGCCGTTCATAGTGAGCGTGTCATCACCCTGGCCGCGGAAGACGATCTGTTCCATGTCACTGAACTCGATCAAGGAGGAAAGCTCAGCGATACTCATCTCGACCGGACTGTAGGTAACCGTTTGAACGCCTTCAGTTTCCAGTTCGAACACGTCACCTTGCTGACCCACGCCCGTGGTTGCGGCAGGTGTGCCGCCGTCGATGGTCAAATTCACGTCCCAGACGGCGACGGTGGGGTCCAGTGTCCGCAGCACGATATCATCGTCGCCAGCCAGAGCTTGGATGGAGAACACGGGTGTGTTGAGAAACAGGACGCTCGGCCCAGCGTTAAGGCTGACGGTGAAGTCCTGCACACCGTCGGCTCCCGCATGAGTGGAACTGTCACGGGCGATGATCGTGATGTCGTCGTCGCCATTGGTACCCAGAAAGACGCCTGGAACGCCACCGGTGACAGTGACCTCCTCGATATGGTCCCAACTGACACGTTGGATACCTGGGCCATCAGGAACGAATCCACCGGAGTCATTCTCCGGACCCGGCTCAAGTGTGTAGGAGGTAACCGGTAGGAAGTTGATCCGGTCGCCGGCAGTGGCACCAATCGGGTCGCCTCCGTCAACAAACACTGGAATGGTGCCGGGAGTGATGTTGAACGTGTCGTTGCCAGTGTGACCATTGAGTGTCAGCCCGACATAGTTCTCCGTATCAACATTAAAGAGCCCGATGAGCTGGACATCATTGTTGAGTAGGGTTGCCGTATCGTCAGCCGAAGTGCTTCGCTGGTTCACGGTCAATTGCTCGTCCTCGCCAGGGTTCGCGTTTGCCGTAATGTCCTCCACGTTCGTGAACGAGACCAACTGGCTGTTGAGCGCCGATGTCACCCCGGGCGAATCGATGTGTCCGGCCTGCGGACCGGTTGCCGTCACGCGGGTACTGTCGACCAGTCCGACCACGTTGTTGTAGATAATGCGGTCCTCGCCAGCGCCGCCGTCGATTCCGACGGCGACATTCCACGGCAGCACCGAGGTAGCGAACGGGGTCACGGTGATGACGTCGTCCAGATCGCCAGCGTTGACGTTAAAACTGTCTACACCACTGAACGATATCGGGACGCCTCCATTGAGCGTGAACGTGCCCGCCTTCTGACTGGTGCCGATCAGGACCAGCGAGTCAGCGTTGCCAGGCTCCGCCAAAACCGTGACGCTGCCGCCACCGCTTGAGTTGATGATGTTGACGAACTCAAAGTTGGTAAACGTCACCGTTTGCCGGCCCGCTGCTGTGATCTGGTTGCCCACGATTGTCACGGCAAGACCATCGGCGATGAAGTTCAGCGTATCGCTGCCATCTTCGGCATCGACGGTGATCGGCGTCACGACTGAAGGCGTGATGGTAAACGTGTCATCGTCGTCGGCGGCAGGATCGACACCGATCGTGGCGATCGGCGCGTTGAGCGTACCGGCGACAATCACGTTGGCCCCGTTGGCCCCGTTGGTGTCGGCCGGATCGTCGTCGAAGTTGGCCGTGATGACGATCCCGGTGCTGGCTTGGATCGTCGATCCGGATGCAATTGTGATATTATCACCAGCCCGGAGGGTCACTGACGAACCGGTAGACTGGATTGTCGCACCTGAATTGACGGTCAAGTCGTCGCCACCATCGGACGTTTCCGCTGCGGTCAGCACGATCGCGCCCGCGGCAGTAATATCCGAATCAATCGTCAAAGGGCTACCTGAATTGATCGTCACAGCAGCAGCCGCGTCACTTGCGGTGATCGGACCACTCACTGTGATACCCTCGCCGGCCAGAGTGCTGCCGTGACTGGAAATCATGACATCGCCGCCACCGGAGTTTGAAATACCTGTGATGTCAAGCGCCGCCGGGGCGCCCGCCGTGTTGGCAATCTCGATGTTCCCGCTGGTGGTGTTGGTTGCATTGAGTGTGGCGACACGGGTCTCGATGGGATCGGCCGCTGTTCCTATACCTCCGGCAGCGACGATGCGCAGGCCCTTCGCCAGCACATCTGCCCCGGCTCCCGCGTCGGCGTCAGTGATCGTGCCTGTTGAGACCAGGGTGACGCTGCCGGTGGCTTGGATCAAGTCGATGGCTGTATCCCCGACCACTTGCAAGAAGCTGTCTGTCGGTCCGGCAGTCACATTGACCACGCCGCTAACGTCGAGGCCGAGAGGTGCCGTCGAGGTGCCGATCACGTTGGCTTGGTCGCGGGCCAGGATGGATTGGTCACGAATTCGCTCCGACGCATCGCGAACAATCGCAGACTTGATGGCCGCTGCTAGCGTAATCGAAGTCGATTCCGCGAACGCCTGCTGTGTCACGATCGCCAATGCCAGCCTGTCCTTGGCGGATTGAAGTGTGAAATTCGCGGTGGTATCCGCGACGCCTACTTTGGCCAGCTCGATTGATGCCGCGGTGACTCCAATGGCCAACCCGGTACTCACCAATTCAACCGCATTAGCGGCGACCTGTATAGCTGCCTGGACAGTGAAGGCACCGAGGTCACCCACCAGCGGAACACCTTGCGCGGGAGCCGCCACGAGCAGTGCGACCGTGGCCGCAGTCGTTACCGCCACCGACGCAACGTTCGCAGTTGCCGAAGCGATGCTCAGGCCGTCGACGAGATCCTGTTGTGCGTAGTACTCAATATCCAAGTTGTCGGATATTATCTGAAGCACCGGCACATTTATCATACCGCTCTCCACCTCGGCGTCGACGATTGCCTGTCCATTGCCCAAGGCGTCGACTGCAGTCTGCTCCGCGGCTGCCTCCGCCTTCGCCGCAGCAGCCTCTGCGATCCGAAACGTTTCATCGAGTTCAGCCTCTCGAGCGGTTGGAGCGTTACCGCTGAGAGTCGTCGTCCCGGCAATCACGTTGATCGCCGACCCGTTGCCGTCGACGATGATCCCGGCATGAGACTGGACGGTCACATCTCCCGTACCGGCATCGAACTCGCCAATGGTGATGGTTCGATCGGCGCTAACCAGAATGTTTCCCCCAGCAGTCTTGAGATTGCCCAGCACGGCGACTGCGCCGCTGCCCACAATCGACCCGGCTGTGATTGTGATCGTGCCGGCGGCGGACGTTTCGATGGTGTCCGCTGTGTCGAGAAATACGATCGCCCCGGTCGGCGTCCGCAGCACAAGCGAGCGACCAGATGCGATGGTGGCGGTATTATCAGCGATGTTTTCAATCGTGATCGATTCGGCATCAAACGTCAGCGTGCCGCTGCCAGACGCTTCGAGCGACGCTTCGGTGAGCAAGAGCGGGCCGGCGAAGGTCAGATTCGAGCCCACTGCGCCGCCGTCTGCCAAGGCCACCTGATTCACCTCCGCTTCTAATGGGTTAGCAAGGGTGCCGATACCGCCAGGAGCGGCGACATCAAGCGTTTTCGCGATGATGTTGACCTGAACGGGCGGCGGTGGATCGTTGCCGTCGGTGATCGATCCGACGGCGCGTAACTTCACCGTGTCGCCCTTGGCGGTGACTGTGTTGAGGATGATGCTGCCCGCACTGTCGATATCAATATCGGCCGCCTGTCCCAGGGCCGTGGCGGTGAGGGTGAGGCTAGCGAGATTCGCGTCGCTCAAGAAAATGCCCCCGGTCGTCGTGGTGGCCGTGATCGCTGACACATTGGTCTCGATCTTGTCGCCAGACGTGCCAATCGCCGATCCTTTTAGGGTGGCGCTAAGTGCGTTAATGTTATTGGTGAGGCCGTTCCCATCGATCAATTGGCCAGATGCAGTCAAGGTGACATCCTGGCCGGTTGCGATCACCGCACCGAGCGTCAGGTTGCTAGATGCAGAGATGGAAACGGCTCCACCCGTTGCCAATGCCGAGGTCAGCACTAGCGACTTGCTATTAGCAAGCAGCAGTCCACCACCCGCTCCGCCGTCTGCTGTCAGAGTGTTGACAGAGCTTTCCAGCGCGTTTCCGCCGAAACCGATGCCATTCGTCGCGACAAGATTGAGCGTGTCTGCAGATAAATTGTTATTGTCGCCGTTCCCGTCTAGCATTGCGCCGCTGGTAAGAAGCGACACTCGGCTCGGCGAGGAAACGAGCCCAACGGTCATATCGCCCATCCCATTTTGCACGTCGATATCACCGGACTTCGCGATAGCGCTGACGTCGAACGCATCGGCCTCTTGGATATAAATTCCGCTGGAATCCGTCTTTGCGTTCAGTGTGGCAACGGCCGTATCGATACCGTTGAGGCTATCGCCGATCCCAGCGCCCGCGGTGAGTTTT of the Allorhodopirellula heiligendammensis genome contains:
- a CDS encoding polysaccharide biosynthesis/export family protein, giving the protein MSTHEPRPAEKSQHCDRQADNNRIAASLRMCDLAMLIACLSSCGLIAAMVATQSGCRTAASMGLPVAAGGHRLLSHAHEERQAAGHGSGVPTELAKVSLPAHRVEAGDVLVIEPNDFNSPVRISSDQTVQQDGTIELGAYGRLQVAGMSAEEIQGRVQQVVTTQEIAKLQSRVSLAAHRSNGLGVPIEDSEPVDYGVMVRLVNQDSTLFYVMGEVNAPGSYPLIGHETVLDAVIAAGGLSDRANDHKIILTRPQLGEEALIIPICYQQILQLGDVSTNYQLMPGDRIYVPSMTLWEDIKQSLAWSNEKSCPHCQEYSEKH
- a CDS encoding sulfatase family protein, giving the protein MTTLFSLIGSVNFGGQSSLYADSVGRPNFVIIFTDDQGYGDLGCFGSTTIKTPHIDKMASEGRRFTSFMVASPVCTPSRAALMTGCYPKRVGMHHHVLFPQSTIGLNPDEVTIADHLRGLGYATACYGKWHLGHHPETLPRQNGFDEYFGIPYSNDMNHPDNKGKPRIPSDQLWTDQSTAINQWNAPLILNETIVELPADQRTITRRYTDHAVDFIKTHQDEPFFVYLAHSMPHIPLYVPADAYDPNPENAYTCVIEHIDAEVGRVMTTIKELNLSDNTYVIFTSDNGPWLQFKNHGGSAGPLREGKGTTFEGGQRVPCVMWGPGRIPAGSQCNELMGTIDMLPTIAALTNSTLSPDRKIDGMDLSALVTGETTESPRREFIHYTSHGDLEGIRQGKWKLLVKRRKKANNHASGDKKVSPETLTTIMLFDLAADVGEQRNLAKEHPEIVEKLRKRMIELDSEIEAGARPTWKMPSKPNADKKAPN
- a CDS encoding Lpg1974 family pore-forming outer membrane protein, which produces MNALPHFQDETMLLCLRRWFAAGVLLMLCGPVVADDASTETPKSPLDAPAIDSAPTTNLNVAVAKDVARPMKNVKPPQFSFFPNPDLEAPLSLVGHQGPMSTAGSHVASASFPAPTALCCVPPWVHRSGVFGEGMLLRARNSDTAYAAVVNGTVPAGSTGVLDSEFDFGYRVGLTKAFDRCHSIVATYTGFISDNTDQIAGSTLSKLLIHPDALNAASNALTASGRTALDFHVFDLDYRFLLHGNDYSAINMLIGARYAHMEQEIDAMYQTVGNLDAVSSEIDFDGAGLRLGLDAEHHVGHGLYGYGKANASFLAGEFDASYLNTRDNAYVSSNDFNTARLVTILDVEIGAGWQATQHCRISAGYAVSSWFNSITTADWIDGVRDNNNHFADMSQAITFDGFNARAELRF